From the genome of Ignavibacteriales bacterium, one region includes:
- a CDS encoding AMP-binding protein gives MSNNDNNFTGIPTSDSSGLEKTLWERWQANAEKNPDREAIVHWVAGEEPIRWTYKNLIQTAKKYSVKVREAGIKKGDVCAIVMHHNPNFYPLYLGISRMGALPAVLAYPNPRLHPDKFRQGIEGMAQRSGLDYILTERELDPIIHPLIENPASTIKSVFFPLEWNIETDIDPKADSEIEQIALSVKEDDAILLQHSSGTTGLQKPVILSHRAVLNHAQNLGNALNLSDKDKIVSWLPLYHDFGLIACFQIPLAYGITTIQINPFEWVLAPILLLEAITKEKGTLTCLPNFAYNVLSEKIHDDELNDISLESLRLVINGAEPVRHDSHIKFTEKFVKHGFNPLALTVLYGMAEVSLCLTLTDPGKPIKELILDRNELSRGVMKFADENSVKRVSVSCGKCIDGCDARIVDEKRKDVADGIVGEVAVKSVSMFDGYRNYPEKTAEVVENGWYFSGDWGFRYQNELFIIGRKKDLIIVAGKNIYPEDIEDALNQVDGIIPGRVISFGEEDEQMGTEQIAVVAETKDETEIGKNKIRMDILRAGMAIDVNIHKVYLVPPRWLIKSSAGKPSRNANKERILSREDKQVWSR, from the coding sequence GTGAGTAATAACGATAATAACTTTACCGGTATTCCAACAAGTGATTCGTCTGGTTTAGAAAAAACTCTTTGGGAAAGATGGCAAGCCAATGCGGAAAAGAATCCGGATCGCGAAGCCATTGTTCACTGGGTTGCAGGCGAAGAGCCGATCCGTTGGACTTATAAAAACCTAATTCAGACAGCAAAAAAATATTCCGTTAAAGTTAGAGAAGCAGGCATCAAGAAAGGGGACGTCTGTGCAATTGTAATGCATCATAATCCTAATTTCTATCCTTTGTATCTTGGAATTTCCCGCATGGGAGCGCTCCCTGCAGTGCTTGCCTATCCTAATCCCCGCTTGCATCCCGATAAGTTCCGTCAAGGTATTGAAGGAATGGCTCAGCGTTCCGGTCTCGATTATATTTTAACCGAACGTGAGCTTGACCCTATAATTCATCCATTAATTGAAAACCCCGCCAGTACAATTAAATCTGTTTTTTTCCCGCTCGAGTGGAATATCGAAACCGATATTGATCCAAAGGCGGATTCCGAGATAGAACAAATTGCCTTATCAGTTAAAGAAGACGACGCAATTTTATTACAACATTCATCCGGCACAACCGGATTACAAAAACCTGTAATATTATCTCACCGGGCAGTTTTAAATCATGCACAAAATCTTGGTAATGCATTAAATTTATCGGATAAAGATAAAATTGTTAGCTGGCTTCCTCTTTATCATGATTTCGGTTTGATTGCGTGTTTCCAAATTCCGTTAGCTTATGGAATTACAACTATTCAAATCAATCCATTCGAATGGGTACTTGCACCGATTCTTTTGCTTGAGGCAATTACCAAAGAAAAAGGAACATTGACTTGTCTTCCGAATTTCGCGTATAATGTTTTATCAGAAAAAATTCACGATGATGAACTAAATGATATTTCCCTAGAGAGTTTACGATTGGTTATCAACGGCGCCGAACCAGTTAGGCATGACAGCCACATAAAATTTACAGAAAAATTTGTAAAGCATGGATTCAATCCTCTTGCTCTTACTGTATTATATGGGATGGCTGAAGTTTCTCTTTGCCTAACATTAACAGATCCGGGAAAACCAATTAAAGAATTAATTTTAGATAGAAATGAATTATCTCGAGGCGTAATGAAATTCGCAGATGAAAATTCCGTTAAACGAGTTTCTGTTTCTTGCGGAAAATGTATTGACGGATGCGACGCCCGGATTGTTGACGAAAAGCGGAAAGATGTTGCAGATGGAATTGTTGGTGAAGTAGCCGTTAAATCAGTTTCCATGTTTGATGGCTACAGGAATTATCCGGAAAAGACCGCAGAAGTTGTTGAAAACGGCTGGTACTTTAGCGGCGATTGGGGATTCAGATATCAAAACGAATTGTTTATCATCGGAAGAAAAAAAGATCTGATAATTGTTGCCGGAAAAAATATTTACCCGGAAGACATAGAAGATGCGCTCAATCAAGTTGATGGAATAATTCCGGGTCGCGTAATTTCTTTCGGTGAAGAAGACGAACAGATGGGAACTGAGCAGATTGCGGTTGTAGCAGAGACAAAAGATGAAACCGAAATTGGAAAAAATAAAATCCGTATGGATATTTTGAGAGCCGGAATGGCAATAGATGTCAATATTCACAAAGTTTATCTTGTACCGCCACGATGGTTAATTAAAAGTTCCGCCGGCAAACCGAGCAGAAACGCAAATAAAGAAAGAATTCTAAGTCGCGAAGACAAACAAGTTTGGAGTAGATAA
- a CDS encoding GDSL-type esterase/lipase family protein, translating to MKTKSSKNILAQACFYIVLISAVSFPQTKPIVKDTLRYRTNSNYTLQQSMFDIYKTRQADIVMLGNSLTHGAAWNELLGRPNVIERGITSDVLYGYESRISAIYKLNPKIVFIMGGLNDIYNWTPVEDIFAVYVRIISGLRSRNIIPVIQSTTYSAKTYAKDWGGTPEGNFGRNREVDKLNKLLSDYAKKNNIDYIDVNSLTAGKDGFLRPELSWDGIHFKADAYKLWAKEVEKVLVKHKL from the coding sequence GTGAAAACAAAATCTTCAAAAAATATATTAGCGCAGGCATGCTTCTATATCGTTTTAATTTCAGCTGTATCATTCCCGCAAACTAAACCGATTGTAAAAGATACACTACGGTATCGCACTAATTCCAATTACACTCTTCAGCAATCAATGTTCGATATTTATAAAACCCGCCAGGCAGATATTGTTATGCTCGGAAATTCTTTAACTCACGGCGCCGCATGGAATGAATTGTTAGGTCGTCCTAATGTTATTGAACGCGGAATTACAAGCGATGTCCTTTATGGTTACGAATCGAGAATAAGCGCTATTTACAAGCTGAATCCGAAAATTGTTTTTATAATGGGCGGGTTAAATGATATTTATAATTGGACTCCGGTTGAAGATATATTTGCTGTTTATGTTCGCATTATATCCGGTCTCCGGTCAAGAAATATAATTCCCGTGATTCAATCAACAACTTATTCCGCTAAAACTTATGCAAAAGATTGGGGCGGAACTCCGGAAGGAAATTTCGGGAGGAACCGAGAAGTAGATAAATTGAACAAACTCCTTTCGGATTACGCGAAGAAGAACAACATCGACTACATTGATGTGAACTCGTTGACTGCGGGTAAGGATGGATTCTTACGTCCCGAATTAAGCTGGGATGGAATTCATTTTAAAGCAGATGCGTATAAACTCTGGGCAAAAGAAGTTGAAAAAGTTTTGGTAAAGCATAAACTGTAA
- a CDS encoding YbaN family protein yields MVLGWLFIVLGTIGIFLPLMPTTIFFILAAWCFARSSEKFYNRLINHPIFGKIVRDYREKKGMPIRAKIISITMMAITISCSALFFTEDLIVRILLLIIAVSVSIYILSLKTLRDNVSSETF; encoded by the coding sequence ATTGTTTTGGGATGGTTATTCATTGTACTCGGAACAATAGGAATATTTCTTCCCTTAATGCCGACTACAATATTTTTCATTTTAGCAGCGTGGTGTTTTGCGAGAAGTTCAGAAAAATTTTATAACCGGCTGATCAATCATCCCATCTTCGGGAAGATTGTCCGGGATTACCGCGAGAAAAAAGGAATGCCCATTAGAGCAAAGATAATTTCTATTACAATGATGGCAATTACAATCAGTTGTTCTGCACTTTTCTTTACAGAAGATTTAATCGTAAGAATACTTTTATTAATTATCGCGGTCTCGGTTTCCATTTATATACTATCGCTTAAAACGCTTAGAGATAATGTTTCCTCGGAAACTTTTTAG
- the rfbA gene encoding glucose-1-phosphate thymidylyltransferase RfbA codes for MKGIILAGGSGTRMYPMTKVYSKQLVTIYDKPLIYYPFSILMLAGIREILIISNEETIPLYKKLFDDGSHIGMKIEYVVQPAPNGIAQSFILGEKFIGNDSVTLILGDNIFYGTLDFFYRAVEQKKSGATIFAYQVNDPERYGIIEFAEDGKAISIEEKPDRPKSNFAVPGLYVYDNKVIEISKKLKPSQRGELEITDVNKKYLELGELKVGKIGRGVAWLDTGTPEALLKASNFFGIIEDRQGLKVACIEEIAYQKGFIDKEQFDSLLERIPKSLYKDYLNKIREE; via the coding sequence ATGAAAGGAATAATTTTAGCGGGCGGCTCCGGCACAAGAATGTATCCTATGACAAAAGTTTACAGCAAGCAACTTGTGACAATCTATGATAAACCGCTAATCTATTATCCGTTTTCAATATTAATGCTCGCCGGAATCCGCGAAATCCTTATCATCTCTAACGAAGAAACAATCCCTCTCTACAAAAAATTATTTGATGACGGATCTCACATCGGAATGAAAATTGAGTATGTAGTACAACCGGCACCGAACGGAATTGCTCAATCATTTATTCTAGGCGAAAAATTTATTGGCAATGATTCCGTTACATTAATTTTGGGCGATAATATTTTTTACGGTACTTTGGATTTTTTCTACAGAGCCGTTGAACAAAAAAAATCCGGCGCTACAATATTTGCTTATCAAGTTAACGATCCTGAACGTTATGGTATTATTGAATTTGCAGAAGATGGTAAAGCAATAAGTATTGAAGAGAAACCGGATAGACCGAAATCCAACTTTGCGGTTCCAGGTCTATACGTTTATGACAATAAAGTAATTGAGATCTCCAAAAAATTGAAACCATCCCAAAGAGGTGAGCTTGAGATTACTGATGTTAACAAGAAATATCTAGAGCTAGGAGAGTTAAAAGTAGGAAAAATTGGACGAGGCGTTGCATGGCTTGATACCGGAACACCGGAAGCGCTTCTGAAAGCATCAAACTTCTTTGGAATTATTGAAGACCGCCAGGGATTGAAAGTTGCATGCATTGAAGAAATCGCCTATCAGAAAGGATTCATTGATAAAGAACAGTTTGATTCTCTTTTGGAAAGAATTCCAAAATCTCTTTATAAAGATTATCTTAATAAAATTCGAGAAGAGTAA
- a CDS encoding deacylase, whose translation MPTKMLREFLDQNKVRYVTVKHSVAYTAQEIAASAHIKGKELAKTVLIKIDGKMAMCVLPASYKIDFDLLKEALGGMNVRIANEVEFRDKFPECDVGAMPPFGNLYGMDVYVEEILAKDEEIAFNACSHVELLQMSFKDYGRLVKPRLIKFSFHSKL comes from the coding sequence ATGCCAACTAAAATGTTAAGAGAATTTTTGGATCAAAACAAAGTTAGGTATGTAACCGTTAAACATTCCGTAGCATATACCGCACAAGAAATAGCTGCATCAGCACATATCAAAGGGAAAGAATTGGCAAAAACCGTCCTAATCAAAATTGATGGTAAAATGGCAATGTGTGTTCTTCCTGCTTCTTATAAAATTGATTTTGATCTTTTAAAAGAAGCACTTGGCGGAATGAATGTCCGGATTGCAAACGAAGTAGAATTCAGAGATAAATTTCCCGAGTGTGATGTTGGAGCTATGCCGCCATTCGGCAACCTTTATGGCATGGACGTCTATGTTGAAGAAATTTTGGCAAAAGACGAAGAGATTGCTTTCAACGCTTGCAGTCATGTCGAACTTTTGCAGATGTCATTTAAAGATTATGGACGGCTTGTAAAACCACGGTTGATAAAATTTTCATTTCACTCAAAATTGTAA
- a CDS encoding lipocalin family protein encodes MLEADGTYTGTVTQQGVVTTESGTWSTDGKKVTFKLQDGTTTTLDYTITGNKLVVSETISTPFGENTPANLEFTKQ; translated from the coding sequence TTGCTAGAGGCCGACGGCACTTATACCGGAACAGTAACTCAGCAAGGTGTTGTGACTACAGAAAGCGGTACATGGAGTACCGACGGGAAAAAAGTTACTTTTAAATTACAAGACGGAACAACCACAACTCTTGATTATACAATTACCGGGAATAAACTTGTAGTAAGTGAAACTATTTCAACACCATTCGGAGAAAATACACCTGCTAATTTGGAGTTCACAAAACAATAA
- a CDS encoding MFS transporter, with amino-acid sequence MIIKKSIENSDSKKQNPWTWIPTLYFAEGLPYVIVITVSVIMYKRLGISNADIALYTSWLYLPWVIKPLWSPIVDLLKTKRAWITTMQLLIGAGMAGVAFTIPMPDFFQFTLAFFWLIAFSSATHDISADGFYMLGLSESQQSFFVGIRGTFYRVSMIVGQGLLIVLAGYLEGALGVHPAEFKVVSNPNKFFQETIKVDSIKAKPMEGSLRVIATPSYVEISTRPKTREEIASYINFARDFNIMNGYSIEKFALPDTSVSQDLVGNVGIVKFILSKPPDKGSEYIVDVNHISGDAGIRVVEGKTLKFTSMNWNKPAFAVIQLDPVISKKSEANFMVQINKVPLAWVFTFSVVAGLFFLFFVYHKFILPKPITDKSVGSNRQSSPFKEFFRTFFRFFEKKQVILIVGFLLLYRLGEAQLVKMASPFMLDPREIGGLGLTTSDVGFIYGTVGIIALILGGILGGFAVAQKGLKYWIWPMLLAINLPDLLYVYMAYAQPTAIWIIYACVAIEQFGYGFGFTAYMMYMIYISDGDYKTSHYAIATGFMALGMMVPGMFSGMIQEAIGYKFFFIWVVLVTIPSFIIIKFIPLEYQFGKKKINES; translated from the coding sequence ATGATTATAAAAAAATCGATAGAAAATTCAGATTCAAAAAAACAAAATCCGTGGACTTGGATACCGACTTTGTATTTCGCAGAAGGTCTTCCGTATGTAATTGTAATTACGGTCTCGGTAATAATGTATAAGCGGCTTGGGATTTCTAATGCAGATATAGCTCTTTACACAAGTTGGCTATACCTGCCATGGGTTATTAAACCGCTCTGGAGTCCAATTGTTGATCTCCTTAAGACAAAACGGGCTTGGATTACAACAATGCAACTGCTTATTGGAGCCGGAATGGCAGGTGTTGCTTTTACTATTCCAATGCCGGATTTTTTTCAATTTACGCTTGCATTTTTTTGGCTGATCGCCTTCAGTTCGGCAACACACGATATATCAGCCGATGGATTCTACATGCTCGGTTTAAGCGAAAGTCAACAATCATTTTTTGTCGGAATACGGGGAACGTTTTATCGTGTTTCAATGATAGTTGGACAGGGATTGCTTATAGTACTTGCCGGGTATCTTGAAGGAGCTCTTGGTGTGCATCCCGCTGAATTCAAAGTGGTCTCTAATCCAAATAAATTTTTTCAAGAAACAATTAAAGTTGATTCTATAAAAGCAAAACCGATGGAAGGAAGTTTGCGTGTAATTGCAACTCCTTCTTATGTCGAAATCAGTACCCGTCCCAAAACCCGGGAAGAAATTGCATCGTATATAAATTTTGCTCGCGATTTTAATATTATGAATGGATATTCGATAGAAAAATTTGCCCTTCCCGATACATCGGTCAGCCAGGACCTTGTTGGAAATGTTGGAATTGTAAAATTTATTCTTTCCAAGCCGCCGGATAAAGGGAGTGAATACATAGTTGATGTCAATCATATAAGCGGAGATGCTGGAATTAGAGTTGTAGAAGGAAAGACATTAAAATTCACTTCGATGAATTGGAATAAACCTGCATTTGCAGTAATTCAACTCGATCCTGTAATTTCAAAAAAATCTGAAGCGAATTTTATGGTACAAATAAATAAAGTTCCGCTTGCATGGGTATTTACCTTTTCAGTTGTGGCGGGATTGTTCTTTCTCTTTTTTGTTTATCATAAATTTATTTTACCGAAACCTATAACGGACAAGTCTGTTGGAAGCAACCGGCAGAGTTCACCGTTTAAGGAATTTTTTAGAACATTCTTCAGATTCTTTGAGAAGAAACAGGTGATACTTATAGTTGGCTTCCTTTTATTATACCGCTTAGGAGAGGCACAACTTGTTAAAATGGCATCACCATTCATGCTGGATCCAAGAGAAATTGGCGGTCTCGGTTTAACTACTTCGGATGTAGGATTTATTTATGGGACGGTTGGAATAATAGCACTTATTCTTGGTGGAATTCTTGGAGGATTTGCAGTTGCACAAAAAGGATTGAAATACTGGATTTGGCCTATGCTGCTTGCAATAAATCTTCCCGATCTGCTTTATGTTTACATGGCTTATGCACAACCAACTGCAATCTGGATTATTTATGCTTGCGTCGCTATTGAACAATTCGGTTATGGTTTTGGATTCACGGCTTATATGATGTATATGATTTACATATCAGATGGAGATTACAAAACTTCTCATTACGCAATTGCTACAGGCTTTATGGCACTGGGTATGATGGTACCCGGCATGTTCAGCGGAATGATTCAAGAAGCAATTGGATATAAATTTTTCTTCATATGGGTGGTTCTTGTTACAATACCATCTTTCATAATTATAAAATTTATTCCGCTCGAATACCAATTCGGAAAAAAGAAAATAAATGAATCATAA
- a CDS encoding ABC transporter ATP-binding protein translates to MNSEQVIEVRGLTKKFGNLIAVNNLDLNVYRGDVFGFLGPNGAGKSTTIRMLLSLIKPTSGEMKIFGKSISKDRKEIFSKIGAIVEKPDFYLYLSAYKNLEILGKLSGTDVSKKKLMSMLELVGLEKRYKSKVKTFSHGMKQRLGIAQALLHDPELIILDEPTTGLDPQGMKEIRDLIIYLSREKGKTIFLSSHILHEVELISTRMIIINRGTTQVEGTVEELLKTDKIKVTFEVDKIEDALRLVNESSWQNGFKSTSKSEINFELTKNEIAELNKYLIDKGIAVSAIIPVRSLEDFFLKITEGGLK, encoded by the coding sequence TTGAATTCCGAACAAGTAATTGAAGTTCGCGGACTTACAAAAAAATTTGGGAATCTAATAGCGGTAAACAATCTTGATTTGAATGTTTACCGCGGCGATGTATTCGGATTTCTCGGTCCTAACGGCGCCGGAAAAAGCACTACAATTAGAATGCTTCTCTCGCTCATCAAACCTACAAGCGGCGAGATGAAAATTTTTGGCAAGTCGATTTCTAAAGATAGAAAAGAGATATTTTCGAAAATTGGAGCCATTGTTGAAAAACCGGATTTCTATCTTTATCTCTCCGCGTACAAGAATTTAGAAATTCTTGGAAAACTTTCAGGAACGGATGTTTCAAAGAAGAAATTGATGAGCATGCTTGAACTCGTTGGTCTTGAAAAACGGTATAAAAGCAAAGTGAAAACTTTTTCTCACGGTATGAAACAACGGCTCGGTATTGCGCAGGCTCTTCTTCACGATCCGGAATTGATCATTCTTGACGAACCAACTACAGGCCTTGATCCGCAAGGGATGAAAGAAATTAGGGATTTGATAATCTATCTCAGCAGGGAAAAGGGAAAAACAATTTTTCTATCGTCGCATATACTTCATGAAGTTGAACTAATCTCAACGAGAATGATAATTATTAACAGAGGAACAACTCAAGTTGAAGGAACCGTTGAGGAACTACTTAAGACAGATAAAATTAAAGTGACATTCGAAGTCGATAAAATTGAAGATGCACTCCGGCTTGTGAATGAATCCTCATGGCAGAATGGTTTTAAATCAACTTCCAAAAGTGAGATAAATTTCGAACTCACAAAAAATGAAATTGCAGAACTCAATAAATATTTGATAGATAAAGGAATTGCAGTCAGCGCAATAATTCCGGTTCGCTCTCTCGAAGATTTCTTCTTAAAAATTACCGAGGGAGGTTTAAAATGA
- a CDS encoding ABC transporter permease subunit — protein sequence MITLVLIELQKMFKKWRTYIGIIAIGLLTIIVQLVLYFTGKNFVDAQMRGMEQSFVIVGNLLNGYFIARLILTLLIIHVPFLIVLVGGDLLAGEATAGTYRMILTRPVSRLQVITSKFIAGMLYVIILLTWLAFLSLGVSLLIFGSGPLLSMGSGIVIFAENDIFWRFLGAYAFATLGMTTVMFISIVFSSLVQNAIGPIVSTMAIIIIFLIISAIPVDFLQSIKPYLFTTHLSQWNNFFSDEVNYSEIFNSTWILLAHIAGLYLITTYIFIKKDILS from the coding sequence ATGATCACATTAGTCTTAATAGAACTTCAGAAAATGTTTAAGAAGTGGAGAACTTATATCGGCATTATTGCCATCGGTCTTCTTACAATTATTGTGCAACTTGTCCTTTACTTCACCGGTAAAAATTTTGTTGATGCTCAAATGCGGGGTATGGAACAATCTTTTGTAATTGTTGGAAATTTATTGAATGGATATTTTATCGCCCGGCTTATTCTTACTTTGTTGATTATACACGTTCCGTTCCTTATTGTACTTGTTGGCGGTGATCTTCTAGCCGGAGAAGCAACTGCCGGTACTTACAGAATGATTTTAACAAGACCCGTTTCAAGGCTCCAAGTCATTACTTCAAAATTTATTGCGGGAATGCTCTACGTAATTATTTTATTGACGTGGTTGGCTTTTCTTAGTCTCGGAGTCAGCTTGCTAATTTTTGGCTCCGGTCCACTTTTATCTATGGGGAGCGGAATAGTAATTTTTGCGGAGAATGATATATTCTGGCGATTTCTCGGTGCTTATGCTTTTGCTACTCTTGGTATGACTACAGTTATGTTTATATCGATTGTCTTTTCGTCGCTGGTACAGAATGCAATCGGACCAATCGTTTCAACAATGGCAATCATTATTATCTTTCTTATTATCTCCGCCATTCCGGTTGACTTTCTACAAAGTATAAAACCGTATTTATTTACAACACATTTATCTCAATGGAATAATTTCTTCAGCGATGAAGTTAACTATTCGGAAATTTTTAATTCAACATGGATTCTTCTGGCGCATATTGCCGGTTTGTACTTAATCACAACCTATATTTTTATCAAAAAAGACATTCTAAGTTAA
- the sucC gene encoding ADP-forming succinate--CoA ligase subunit beta yields the protein MKIHEFQAKETLKKYGVPVQDGIAIKTLSEFDGAIVQLKERGINQYVVKSQIHAGGRGKGKLFNPNNREELVQEGGVKFTTSVEKAREYASKMLGNLLVTHQTGAEGKIVKTLFIAEGLDYKKELYLGILLDRGVSKNVIMASTEGGVEIEKVAEETPEKIIKEWIEPSVGFQSYQARKIAFGLGLEGAAFKSFIPFMMKLYKAYEETDASMLEINPLIITNDDKIVALDAKMNFDDNALYRHQEISAYRDLDEEDPLEIEASKYNLNYIKLDGNVGCMVNGAGLAMATMDIIKLAGGEPANFLDVGGGANKETVANGFKIILSDPNVKAILINIFGGIVRCDRVAQGVIDAVKEVSVTVPVVVRLEGTNAIEAKELLENSGLNFEVASTLHDAAKKVTSVLSQKTVI from the coding sequence ATGAAAATACACGAGTTTCAAGCTAAAGAGACTTTAAAAAAATACGGTGTACCGGTTCAGGATGGCATTGCTATTAAAACTTTATCGGAATTTGACGGCGCTATAGTTCAACTAAAAGAACGCGGAATTAATCAATATGTAGTTAAATCGCAGATTCACGCGGGCGGCAGAGGTAAAGGCAAACTTTTTAATCCTAATAATAGAGAAGAGTTGGTCCAGGAAGGCGGAGTAAAATTTACAACATCGGTTGAAAAAGCAAGAGAATACGCTTCTAAAATGCTTGGCAATCTGTTGGTAACACATCAAACCGGTGCTGAAGGTAAAATTGTAAAAACACTTTTTATTGCCGAAGGACTCGATTACAAAAAAGAATTGTATTTAGGAATTCTTCTCGATCGCGGTGTTTCAAAAAATGTTATTATGGCATCTACAGAAGGCGGGGTTGAAATTGAAAAAGTAGCCGAAGAAACTCCGGAAAAAATTATTAAAGAATGGATCGAGCCGTCAGTTGGTTTTCAATCATATCAAGCTCGCAAAATTGCATTTGGTCTTGGACTTGAAGGGGCGGCATTCAAAAGTTTTATTCCATTTATGATGAAACTTTACAAAGCGTATGAAGAAACGGATGCATCGATGCTCGAAATTAATCCGCTGATTATTACAAACGATGATAAAATTGTAGCACTCGATGCAAAAATGAATTTTGACGATAACGCTCTTTACCGTCATCAAGAAATCTCTGCATACCGGGACCTTGATGAAGAAGATCCGCTTGAAATCGAAGCTTCAAAATACAATCTCAATTATATAAAGCTTGACGGAAATGTAGGGTGTATGGTCAACGGCGCGGGACTCGCAATGGCAACTATGGATATAATTAAACTTGCAGGCGGGGAACCGGCAAATTTTTTGGATGTCGGCGGCGGAGCAAATAAAGAAACAGTAGCAAACGGATTTAAAATTATTTTGTCTGATCCAAACGTAAAAGCAATTTTAATAAATATTTTCGGTGGGATTGTTAGATGTGACCGTGTAGCTCAAGGTGTTATTGATGCTGTAAAAGAGGTTTCTGTTACTGTTCCAGTTGTCGTTCGTCTCGAGGGAACTAACGCAATTGAAGCAAAAGAACTTTTAGAAAACTCCGGATTAAATTTCGAAGTTGCTTCAACATTGCATGATGCGGCGAAAAAAGTTACATCGGTTCTTTCACAGAAAACGGTGATCTAA
- a CDS encoding tetratricopeptide repeat protein, protein MSFSEDYLNDNYESEFNDEEVKLKINTCREHIDNGSTFVHLDFIEEVIQLCLEYDYVEDGLYLAEALLNAVPYNSEAWQYKGILLNNTFSFEQADKCFAKALSLNPNDVETFINKSIAEDNLGLFDDAVASLTRALEIEPNNEETLFNLGILFEKKEKYEEAICYFDSSIAADPEYIEAWYELGYCYENMNQLDKALVAYDKYLELDPNSFTGWYNKGIVLVRLEHFEKAINCFELSIALKDDFSSSWFNCGYSYARIGRVNDALKSYKRANELDPFDETILFNMGQTYEELGSFHQAIKYYSESIKLDAEYYEAFLARGYCYDSVGKYQLALKDFNKAISLTSSPEDAWFAIADLEYSLGNLHESINNYLKAVEHNKNNFNAWLKLAETYIEIGMWLESLKAFDECIRIEPKNANSFYGKSKINFLLGHTQEAIESLKIAFELDPNIRNEFTKDYPDVKTSKLFTKLIDENKS, encoded by the coding sequence ATGAGTTTTTCTGAGGATTATCTCAACGACAATTATGAATCAGAATTTAATGATGAAGAAGTAAAATTAAAAATAAATACATGCAGAGAACATATAGACAATGGCTCTACTTTTGTACACCTGGATTTTATAGAAGAAGTAATTCAACTTTGCCTTGAATATGATTATGTCGAAGACGGTTTATACTTAGCCGAAGCATTATTAAACGCAGTTCCATATAATTCCGAAGCCTGGCAATACAAAGGAATTCTTCTCAATAATACGTTTAGTTTTGAACAAGCAGACAAGTGTTTTGCAAAAGCTCTTTCATTGAATCCCAACGACGTTGAAACCTTTATCAATAAATCAATTGCTGAAGATAATTTAGGTTTATTTGACGATGCGGTTGCATCGTTGACGCGGGCTTTGGAAATTGAACCGAATAACGAAGAAACGCTTTTCAATCTTGGAATTTTATTTGAGAAAAAAGAAAAGTACGAAGAAGCAATTTGTTATTTCGACAGTTCTATTGCAGCCGACCCGGAGTATATAGAAGCATGGTATGAATTGGGTTATTGTTACGAGAATATGAACCAATTAGACAAAGCCCTTGTTGCTTACGATAAATATTTGGAATTGGATCCAAACAGTTTTACCGGATGGTATAATAAAGGAATAGTCCTGGTTCGCCTTGAACATTTTGAAAAAGCAATTAATTGTTTCGAGCTTTCTATTGCGTTGAAAGATGATTTTTCAAGCTCATGGTTTAATTGCGGGTATTCTTATGCGCGAATTGGACGAGTTAATGATGCGCTGAAGTCCTATAAGAGGGCGAACGAGCTTGACCCGTTTGATGAAACAATTTTATTTAATATGGGACAGACTTACGAAGAACTGGGATCGTTTCATCAAGCGATAAAATATTATTCCGAATCAATTAAACTTGATGCCGAATATTATGAAGCGTTTCTCGCCCGTGGTTACTGCTATGACTCTGTTGGAAAATACCAGCTTGCATTAAAGGATTTCAACAAGGCTATTTCATTGACCAGCAGTCCAGAAGATGCATGGTTCGCGATTGCAGACTTGGAATATTCTCTTGGTAATTTGCATGAATCAATTAACAATTATTTAAAAGCCGTTGAACATAACAAGAATAATTTTAATGCTTGGCTTAAACTTGCCGAAACATACATCGAAATAGGCATGTGGCTGGAAAGTCTAAAAGCATTTGACGAATGCATTAGAATTGAACCAAAGAATGCAAATTCGTTTTACGGCAAGTCAAAAATAAACTTTCTTCTGGGCCATACTCAGGAAGCAATTGAGAGTTTGAAAATTGCATTCGAACTTGATCCGAATATCAGAAATGAATTCACAAAAGATTATCCGGATGTAAAAACATCAAAACTGTTTACAAAATTAATAGACGAAAATAAATCATAG